A part of Colius striatus isolate bColStr4 chromosome 13, bColStr4.1.hap1, whole genome shotgun sequence genomic DNA contains:
- the ZMYM3 gene encoding zinc finger MYM-type protein 3 isoform X1, with product MDSSEFSGSLDPLSLPDKPLIGDLPADMEFGEDLLGSQTASTQEVSVLQTSDWDQSKQMTADGDLDLLVKADSLSELNKSNDLVLDKPSVLDMLEKPNVLGDLDKTDGLTELDKSESLDGLYKAHPSQDVEDGPADSSALSKEALDPEAQKEGEDALKNESRDLKEDGAAAIPALSDDNTPESPQQPIQDSRDLSSAPATEEITAQSSSLPVPPPQLSLKQTKKTRLKAPRKSSPMQREGLVGEAEVELSPDNSIAALPLEPMEENQAEEGDDSGNSSLKETSVLKAQEASPPAGEGLSGKGSELPTEKEQKRSERARRSETARPETVNSSESIPVSDEDSDAMVDDPNDEDFVPFRTRRSTRMSLRAQVAQRAARSTVTKMTCANCRTPLQKGQTAYQRKGLPQLFCSSSCLTTFSKKPPGKKICTFCKKEIWNTKDSVVAQIGSGGSFHEFCTSVCLSLYEAQQHRPAPQSADASDTSRCSVCHKPGEIQHEVSNGSVVHRICSDACFTKFRATKGLKTNCCDNCGLYIYNKGLPLEYLFHEGQQKRFCNSACLNNYKKKNTRVYPCMWCKTLCKNFDMLPNVDRSGKMGLFCSICCTTSHKVKQSGLVGPPRPCSFCRKSLSEPCYYNKTDRVVYQFCSPSCWTKFQRTSPEGGIHLNCHYCHNLFSGKPEILDWQDKVYQFCCKDCCEDFKRLRGVVSQCEHCKQEKLLHEKIRFSGVEKNFCSEGCVLLYKQDFTKNLGLCCITCTYCSQTCQRAVTEQLEGSTWDFCSEDCKSKYLLWYFKAARCHACKRQGKLLETIHWRGQIKHFCNQQCLLRFYNQQNQPNLDTQKGPESLLNSQTSEAKPPAPSSQKSETNMLSAKTSSAQVSPAAQPPQPALVPSTPRKNKAAMCKPLMQNRGISCKIEMKSKACQTEADWKPQVIVLPIPVPIFVPVPMHMYCQKVPVPFSMPVPVPVPMFLPTTLESTDKIVETIEELKVKIPSNPLEADILAMAEMIAEAEELDKASSDLCDLVSNQSAEGLLEDCDLFGPARDDVLAMAVKMANVLDEPGQDLEADFPKNPLDINPSVDFLFDCGLVGPDDVSTEQDLPRAVRKGQKRLVLSESCSRDSISSQPNCTVLNYSYGVNAWKSWVQAKYAAGESSKGEELRFGPKPMRIKEDILACTAAELNYGLAQFVKEITRPNGERYEPDSIYYLCLGIQQYLLENNRMVNIFTDLYYLTFVQELNKSLSGWQPTLLPNNTVFSRVEEEHLWECKQLGVYSPFVLLNTLMFFNTKFFGLQTAEEHMQLSFTNVVRQSRKCSTARGVTKVVSIRYYAPAKQKKGRDGGSGKRKREEEVPVLEQRENRMNPLRCPVKFYEFYLSKCPESLRNRNDVFYLQPERSCIAESPLWYSVIPMDRSMLESMLNRILAVREIYEEHSRLGSLEDDMD from the exons ATGGATTCCAGTGAATTTTCGGGATCCTTGGACCCCCTGTCTTTGCCTGACAAACCACTTATTGGTGATCTCCCTGCTGACATGGAGTTTGGGGAAGATCTCCTGGGCTCCCAAACAGCTTCTACCCAGGAAGTTTCAGTTCTTCAGACCTCTGACTGGGATCAATCCAAACAGATGACTGCAGATGGGGACTTGGACCTTCTAGTGAAAGCAGATAGTTTGTCAGAACTAAACAAATCAAATGACCTTGTTCTAGATAAACCTAGTGTCTTGGATATGCTGGAGAAACCTAATGTCTTGGGTGACTTGGATAAAACAGATGGCTTGACAGAGCTAGATAAATCAGAGAGTCTGGATGGGCTGTATAAGGCACATCCTTCCCAGGATGTGGAGGATGGACCGGCAGACTCCTCTGCCCTCTCTAAGGAAGCCCTTGATccagaagcacagaaagaagGGGAAGATGCACTGAAAAATGAATCTAGGGACCTAAAGGAAGATGGTGCTGCTGCTATTCCTGCACTATCTGATGACAACACCCCTGAATCACCCCAACAGCCCATTCAGGACTCCAGGGACCTCAGCAGTGCCCCAGCTACAGAAGAAATCACAGCACAATCCTCAAGTCTGCCAGTGCCCCCCCCCCAACTCAGTCTTAAACAGACAAAGAAGACAAGGTTGAAGGCACCAAGGAAAAGCTCACCCATGCAGAGGGAAGGGCTGGTAGGGGAAGCAGAGGTGGAACTGAGCCCGGACAACAGTATTGCAGCTTTGCCCCTTGAGCCTATGGAGGAAAACCAGGCAGAGGAAGGGGATGATAGTGGGAACAGCTCCCTTAAGGAAACTAGTGTACTGAAAGCACAGGAAGCCTCACCACCAGCAG GAGAAGGCCTATCTGGGAAAGGAAGTGAGCTGCCAACTGAGAAG GAGCAGAAAAGAAGTGAACGAGCGAGAAGATCAGAAACTGCCAGGCCTGAAACTGTGAACTCCTCTGAGAGCA TTCCAGTCTCTGATGAAGACTCTGATGCAATGGTGGATGATCCCAATGACGAGGACTTTGTTCCTTTCCGCACGCGGCGCTCCACGCGCATGTCCCTGCGAGCGCAGGTGGCTCAGCGCGCTGCCCGCTCCACCGTCACCAAGATGACTTGTGCCAACTGCCGGacccctctgcagaagggaCAAACTGCCTACCAACGGAAAGGGCTCCCCCAGctcttctgctccagctcctgtcTCACCACCTTCTCAAAAAAACCGCCTGGCAAGAAGATATGCACCTTCTGTAAAAA GGAGAtctggaacaccaaggactctGTGGTTGCCCAGATTGGTTCAGGTGGCTCTTTCCATGAGTTCTGCacctctgtctgtctgtctctctacgaggcccagcagcacagaccAGCCCCTCAGTCCGCAGATGCCTCGGACACCAGCCGCTGCAGCGTCTGCCACAAACCTGGCGAG ATCCAGCACGAGGTGAGCAATGGGAGCGTGGTTCACCGCATCTGCAGCGACGCCTGCTTCACCAAGTTCCGGGCCACCAAGGGGCTGAAAACAAACTGCTGCGACAACTGTGGACTTTACATATACAACAAGGGCTTGCCCCTGGAGTACCTCTTCCACGAAGGCCAGCAAAAACGGTTCTGCAACTCTGCCTGTCTCAACAATTACAAGAAG AAGAACACTCGGGTCTACCCGTGCATGTGGTGCAAGACGCTGTGCAAGAACTTTGACATGCTGCCCAATGTGGACCGCAGTGGCAAGATGGGCCTGTTCTGCTCCATTTGCTGCACTACCTCCCACAAAGTGAAGCAGTCAGGCTTGGTTG GTCCCCCTAGAccttgcagcttctgcagaaagAGTTTATCTGAACCCTGCTATTACAACAAGACAGACCGGGTTGTCTACCAGttctgcagccccagctgctggaCCAAATTCCAG CGCACCAGCCCAGAAGGTGGGATCCACCTCAACTGCCATTACTGCCACAATCTTTTCAGCGGGAAGCCGGAGATCCTAGACTGGCAG GATAAGGTGTATCAGTTCTGCTGCAAGGACTGCTGCGAGGACTTCAAGCGGCTGCGTGGGGTGGTGTCACAGTGTGAGCACTGCaagcaggagaagctgctgcaTGAGAAGATCCGCTTCTCTGGAGTGGAGAAGAACTTCTGCAGCGAAG GGTGTGTGCTTCTTTACAAACAGGATTTCACCAAGAACCTGGGCCTGTGCTGCATCACCTGCACCTACTGTTCTCAGACCTGCCAGCGGGCGGTCACCGAGCAGCTGGAGGGCAGCACCTGGGACTTCTGTAGTGAAGACTGCAAAAGCAAATACTTGCTCTGGTACTTCAAG GCAGCTCGGTGCCATGCCTGCAAGCgtcaggggaagctgctggaaacCATCCACTGGCGGGGGCAAATCAAACACTTCTGCAACCAGCAGTGTCTGCTGCGATTTTACAACCAACAGAACCAGCCCAACCTGGACACGCAGAAGGGGCCCGAGAGCCTGCTGAACA gtCAGACTTCAGAGGCAAAACCACCTGCCCCTTCCTCACAGAAGTCAGAGACTAACATG CTGTCAGCAAAGACCTCCTCAGCCCAGGTATCTCCAGCTGCACAGCCTCCCCAGCCTGCTCTGGTTCCATCCACCCctaggaaaaacaaagctgcCATGTGTAAACCACTGATGCAGAACAGGGGCATTTCCTGCAAGATAGAAATGAAGTCCAAAGCATGTCAAACAG AGGCTGACTGGAAGCCCCAGGTGATTGTGTTGCCAATCCCCGTCCCAATCTTCGTGCCTGTGCCTATGCATATGTACTGCCAGAAAGTACCTGTGCCTTTCTCCATGCCTGTCCCG GTGCCTGTGCCAATGTTCTTGCCCACCACACTGGAGAGCACAGATAAGATTGTGGAGACCATTGAGGAGCTGAAGgtgaagatcccttccaatcccttgGAGGCTGACATCCTGGCCATGGCTGAGATGATTGCAGAGGCTGAGGAACTGGACAAGGCCTCCTCAGACCTGTGTG ACCTGGTGAGTAACCAGAGTGCAGAGGGTCTCCTGGAGGACTGTGACCTGTTTGGACCAGCACGAGACGATGTGTTGGCTATGGCTGTCAAGATGGCAAACGTCCTCGATGAGCCGGGCCAGGACCTGGAGGCTGACTTCCCCAAGA ACCCTCTAGACATCAATCCCAGTGTGGACTTCCTGTTTGACTGTGGGCTGGTGGGACCAGATGATGTGTCCACAGAGCAGGATCTGCCTCGTGCTGTCCGAAAG GGGCAGAAGCGTCTGGTGCTCTCTGAAAGCTGTTCCCGGGACTCCATAAGCAGCCAGCCCAACTGCACAGTGCTCAACTACTCCTATGGGGTGAATGCCTGGAAGTCCTGGGTGCAAGCCAAGTACGCAGCGGGGGAGAGCAGCAAGGGAGAGGAGCTGCGCTTCGGCC CCAAGCCAATGAGGATCAAGGAAGATATCTTGGCTTGCACAGCAGCTGAGCTCAACTACGGCCTGGCCCAGTTCGTCAAGGAGATAACACGGCCCAACGGGGAGCGTTACGAACCAGACAGCATCTATTACCTCTGCCTTGGCATCCAGCAG TACCTGCTTGAGAACAATCGTATGGTGAATATATTTACAGACCTTTACTACCTGACCTTCGTGCAGGAGCTGAACAAGTCCCTGAGCGGCTGGCAACCCACACTCTTACCAAATA ACACGGTTTTCTCACGTGTCGAAGAGGAGCACCTCTGGGAGTGCAAGCAGCTGGGAGTCTACTCACCCTTTGTGCTCCTCAACACCCTCATGTTCTTCAACACCAAGTTCTTTGGGCTGCAGACAGCAGAGGAGCACATGCAGCTCTCCTTCACCAACGTGGTGCGCCAGTCCCGCAAGTGCAGCACGGCCCGTGGCGTGACAAAGGTGGTGAGCATCCGTTACTACGCTCCTGCCAAGCAGAAGAAAGGCCGAG ACGGCGGCTCTGGCAAGCGGAAGCGTGAGGAGGAGGTGCCGGTGCTGGAGCAGCGGGAGAACAGGATGAACCCGCTCCGCTGCCCCGTCAAGTTCTATGAGTTCTATCTCTCCAAATG TCCCGAGAGCCTGCGGAACCGCAACGACGTTTTCTACCTGCAGCCCGAGCGCTCGTGCATCGCCGAGTCCCCGCTCTGGTACTCCGTGATCCCCATGGACCGCAGCATGCTGGAGAGCATGCTCAACCGCATCCTGGCCGTCAGGGAGATCTACGAGGAGCACAGTCGCCTCGGCAGCCTGGAGGATGACATGGACTAA
- the ZMYM3 gene encoding zinc finger MYM-type protein 3 isoform X2, whose amino-acid sequence MDSSEFSGSLDPLSLPDKPLIGDLPADMEFGEDLLGSQTASTQEVSVLQTSDWDQSKQMTADGDLDLLVKADSLSELNKSNDLVLDKPSVLDMLEKPNVLGDLDKTDGLTELDKSESLDGLYKAHPSQDVEDGPADSSALSKEALDPEAQKEGEDALKNESRDLKEDGAAAIPALSDDNTPESPQQPIQDSRDLSSAPATEEITAQSSSLPVPPPQLSLKQTKKTRLKAPRKSSPMQREGLVGEAEVELSPDNSIAALPLEPMEENQAEEGDDSGNSSLKETSVLKAQEASPPAGEGLSGKGSELPTEKEQKRSERARRSETARPETVNSSESIPVSDEDSDAMVDDPNDEDFVPFRTRRSTRMSLRAQVAQRAARSTVTKMTCANCRTPLQKGQTAYQRKGLPQLFCSSSCLTTFSKKPPGKKICTFCKKEIWNTKDSVVAQIGSGGSFHEFCTSVCLSLYEAQQHRPAPQSADASDTSRCSVCHKPGEIQHEVSNGSVVHRICSDACFTKFRATKGLKTNCCDNCGLYIYNKGLPLEYLFHEGQQKRFCNSACLNNYKKKNTRVYPCMWCKTLCKNFDMLPNVDRSGKMGLFCSICCTTSHKVKQSGLVGPPRPCSFCRKSLSEPCYYNKTDRVVYQFCSPSCWTKFQRTSPEGGIHLNCHYCHNLFSGKPEILDWQDKVYQFCCKDCCEDFKRLRGVVSQCEHCKQEKLLHEKIRFSGVEKNFCSEGQTSEAKPPAPSSQKSETNMLSAKTSSAQVSPAAQPPQPALVPSTPRKNKAAMCKPLMQNRGISCKIEMKSKACQTEADWKPQVIVLPIPVPIFVPVPMHMYCQKVPVPFSMPVPVPVPMFLPTTLESTDKIVETIEELKVKIPSNPLEADILAMAEMIAEAEELDKASSDLCDLVSNQSAEGLLEDCDLFGPARDDVLAMAVKMANVLDEPGQDLEADFPKNPLDINPSVDFLFDCGLVGPDDVSTEQDLPRAVRKGQKRLVLSESCSRDSISSQPNCTVLNYSYGVNAWKSWVQAKYAAGESSKGEELRFGPKPMRIKEDILACTAAELNYGLAQFVKEITRPNGERYEPDSIYYLCLGIQQYLLENNRMVNIFTDLYYLTFVQELNKSLSGWQPTLLPNNTVFSRVEEEHLWECKQLGVYSPFVLLNTLMFFNTKFFGLQTAEEHMQLSFTNVVRQSRKCSTARGVTKVVSIRYYAPAKQKKGRDGGSGKRKREEEVPVLEQRENRMNPLRCPVKFYEFYLSKCPESLRNRNDVFYLQPERSCIAESPLWYSVIPMDRSMLESMLNRILAVREIYEEHSRLGSLEDDMD is encoded by the exons ATGGATTCCAGTGAATTTTCGGGATCCTTGGACCCCCTGTCTTTGCCTGACAAACCACTTATTGGTGATCTCCCTGCTGACATGGAGTTTGGGGAAGATCTCCTGGGCTCCCAAACAGCTTCTACCCAGGAAGTTTCAGTTCTTCAGACCTCTGACTGGGATCAATCCAAACAGATGACTGCAGATGGGGACTTGGACCTTCTAGTGAAAGCAGATAGTTTGTCAGAACTAAACAAATCAAATGACCTTGTTCTAGATAAACCTAGTGTCTTGGATATGCTGGAGAAACCTAATGTCTTGGGTGACTTGGATAAAACAGATGGCTTGACAGAGCTAGATAAATCAGAGAGTCTGGATGGGCTGTATAAGGCACATCCTTCCCAGGATGTGGAGGATGGACCGGCAGACTCCTCTGCCCTCTCTAAGGAAGCCCTTGATccagaagcacagaaagaagGGGAAGATGCACTGAAAAATGAATCTAGGGACCTAAAGGAAGATGGTGCTGCTGCTATTCCTGCACTATCTGATGACAACACCCCTGAATCACCCCAACAGCCCATTCAGGACTCCAGGGACCTCAGCAGTGCCCCAGCTACAGAAGAAATCACAGCACAATCCTCAAGTCTGCCAGTGCCCCCCCCCCAACTCAGTCTTAAACAGACAAAGAAGACAAGGTTGAAGGCACCAAGGAAAAGCTCACCCATGCAGAGGGAAGGGCTGGTAGGGGAAGCAGAGGTGGAACTGAGCCCGGACAACAGTATTGCAGCTTTGCCCCTTGAGCCTATGGAGGAAAACCAGGCAGAGGAAGGGGATGATAGTGGGAACAGCTCCCTTAAGGAAACTAGTGTACTGAAAGCACAGGAAGCCTCACCACCAGCAG GAGAAGGCCTATCTGGGAAAGGAAGTGAGCTGCCAACTGAGAAG GAGCAGAAAAGAAGTGAACGAGCGAGAAGATCAGAAACTGCCAGGCCTGAAACTGTGAACTCCTCTGAGAGCA TTCCAGTCTCTGATGAAGACTCTGATGCAATGGTGGATGATCCCAATGACGAGGACTTTGTTCCTTTCCGCACGCGGCGCTCCACGCGCATGTCCCTGCGAGCGCAGGTGGCTCAGCGCGCTGCCCGCTCCACCGTCACCAAGATGACTTGTGCCAACTGCCGGacccctctgcagaagggaCAAACTGCCTACCAACGGAAAGGGCTCCCCCAGctcttctgctccagctcctgtcTCACCACCTTCTCAAAAAAACCGCCTGGCAAGAAGATATGCACCTTCTGTAAAAA GGAGAtctggaacaccaaggactctGTGGTTGCCCAGATTGGTTCAGGTGGCTCTTTCCATGAGTTCTGCacctctgtctgtctgtctctctacgaggcccagcagcacagaccAGCCCCTCAGTCCGCAGATGCCTCGGACACCAGCCGCTGCAGCGTCTGCCACAAACCTGGCGAG ATCCAGCACGAGGTGAGCAATGGGAGCGTGGTTCACCGCATCTGCAGCGACGCCTGCTTCACCAAGTTCCGGGCCACCAAGGGGCTGAAAACAAACTGCTGCGACAACTGTGGACTTTACATATACAACAAGGGCTTGCCCCTGGAGTACCTCTTCCACGAAGGCCAGCAAAAACGGTTCTGCAACTCTGCCTGTCTCAACAATTACAAGAAG AAGAACACTCGGGTCTACCCGTGCATGTGGTGCAAGACGCTGTGCAAGAACTTTGACATGCTGCCCAATGTGGACCGCAGTGGCAAGATGGGCCTGTTCTGCTCCATTTGCTGCACTACCTCCCACAAAGTGAAGCAGTCAGGCTTGGTTG GTCCCCCTAGAccttgcagcttctgcagaaagAGTTTATCTGAACCCTGCTATTACAACAAGACAGACCGGGTTGTCTACCAGttctgcagccccagctgctggaCCAAATTCCAG CGCACCAGCCCAGAAGGTGGGATCCACCTCAACTGCCATTACTGCCACAATCTTTTCAGCGGGAAGCCGGAGATCCTAGACTGGCAG GATAAGGTGTATCAGTTCTGCTGCAAGGACTGCTGCGAGGACTTCAAGCGGCTGCGTGGGGTGGTGTCACAGTGTGAGCACTGCaagcaggagaagctgctgcaTGAGAAGATCCGCTTCTCTGGAGTGGAGAAGAACTTCTGCAGCGAAG gtCAGACTTCAGAGGCAAAACCACCTGCCCCTTCCTCACAGAAGTCAGAGACTAACATG CTGTCAGCAAAGACCTCCTCAGCCCAGGTATCTCCAGCTGCACAGCCTCCCCAGCCTGCTCTGGTTCCATCCACCCctaggaaaaacaaagctgcCATGTGTAAACCACTGATGCAGAACAGGGGCATTTCCTGCAAGATAGAAATGAAGTCCAAAGCATGTCAAACAG AGGCTGACTGGAAGCCCCAGGTGATTGTGTTGCCAATCCCCGTCCCAATCTTCGTGCCTGTGCCTATGCATATGTACTGCCAGAAAGTACCTGTGCCTTTCTCCATGCCTGTCCCG GTGCCTGTGCCAATGTTCTTGCCCACCACACTGGAGAGCACAGATAAGATTGTGGAGACCATTGAGGAGCTGAAGgtgaagatcccttccaatcccttgGAGGCTGACATCCTGGCCATGGCTGAGATGATTGCAGAGGCTGAGGAACTGGACAAGGCCTCCTCAGACCTGTGTG ACCTGGTGAGTAACCAGAGTGCAGAGGGTCTCCTGGAGGACTGTGACCTGTTTGGACCAGCACGAGACGATGTGTTGGCTATGGCTGTCAAGATGGCAAACGTCCTCGATGAGCCGGGCCAGGACCTGGAGGCTGACTTCCCCAAGA ACCCTCTAGACATCAATCCCAGTGTGGACTTCCTGTTTGACTGTGGGCTGGTGGGACCAGATGATGTGTCCACAGAGCAGGATCTGCCTCGTGCTGTCCGAAAG GGGCAGAAGCGTCTGGTGCTCTCTGAAAGCTGTTCCCGGGACTCCATAAGCAGCCAGCCCAACTGCACAGTGCTCAACTACTCCTATGGGGTGAATGCCTGGAAGTCCTGGGTGCAAGCCAAGTACGCAGCGGGGGAGAGCAGCAAGGGAGAGGAGCTGCGCTTCGGCC CCAAGCCAATGAGGATCAAGGAAGATATCTTGGCTTGCACAGCAGCTGAGCTCAACTACGGCCTGGCCCAGTTCGTCAAGGAGATAACACGGCCCAACGGGGAGCGTTACGAACCAGACAGCATCTATTACCTCTGCCTTGGCATCCAGCAG TACCTGCTTGAGAACAATCGTATGGTGAATATATTTACAGACCTTTACTACCTGACCTTCGTGCAGGAGCTGAACAAGTCCCTGAGCGGCTGGCAACCCACACTCTTACCAAATA ACACGGTTTTCTCACGTGTCGAAGAGGAGCACCTCTGGGAGTGCAAGCAGCTGGGAGTCTACTCACCCTTTGTGCTCCTCAACACCCTCATGTTCTTCAACACCAAGTTCTTTGGGCTGCAGACAGCAGAGGAGCACATGCAGCTCTCCTTCACCAACGTGGTGCGCCAGTCCCGCAAGTGCAGCACGGCCCGTGGCGTGACAAAGGTGGTGAGCATCCGTTACTACGCTCCTGCCAAGCAGAAGAAAGGCCGAG ACGGCGGCTCTGGCAAGCGGAAGCGTGAGGAGGAGGTGCCGGTGCTGGAGCAGCGGGAGAACAGGATGAACCCGCTCCGCTGCCCCGTCAAGTTCTATGAGTTCTATCTCTCCAAATG TCCCGAGAGCCTGCGGAACCGCAACGACGTTTTCTACCTGCAGCCCGAGCGCTCGTGCATCGCCGAGTCCCCGCTCTGGTACTCCGTGATCCCCATGGACCGCAGCATGCTGGAGAGCATGCTCAACCGCATCCTGGCCGTCAGGGAGATCTACGAGGAGCACAGTCGCCTCGGCAGCCTGGAGGATGACATGGACTAA
- the LOC133626604 gene encoding gap junction alpha-3 protein-like, with protein MGDWSLLGRLLERAQEHSTVVGKVWLTVLFVFRILVLGAAAERVWGDELSGFSCDTQQPGCQNACYDSTFPISHLRFWVLQIIFVSTPSLVYLGHILHLVHLEEKERQRAAARAGGGGRRQRPRQPRLPAGDTRGRVCMRGAVLRTYVCNIVFKALLEVGFIVGQYALYGFQLKPLYTCSRWPCPNTVNCYISRPTEKTIFILFMLGVACVSLLLNLVEIYHLGLTKCRQGPGPECHTSPGSGGAAGPCGTSVALPSHGSPTDAGRAPQGLAPLGNMAAWLGVGGGSHGKARAADLAV; from the coding sequence ATGGGGGACTGGAGCCTGCTGGGGAGGCTGCTGGAGCGTGCCCAGGAGCACTCCACAGTGGTGGGGAAGGTCTGGCTCACCGTCCTCTTCGTCTTCCGCATCCTGGTGCTGGGGGCGGCCGCTGAGCGAGTGTGGGGCGACGAGCTGTCCGGCTTTTCCTGCGACACGCAGCAGCCCGGCTGCCAGAACGCCTGCTACGACAGCACCTTCCCCATCTCCCACCTCCGCTTCTGGGTCCTGCAGATCATCTTCGTCTCTACCCCCAGCCTCGTGTACCTGGGCCACATCCTGCACCTGGTGCATCTGGAGGAGAAGGAGCGGCAGCGAGCGGCAGCGCGGGCAGGCGGCGGGGGCAGGCGGCAGCGGCCCCGGCAGCCGCGGCTCCCGGCGGGGGACACGCGGGGACGGGTCTGCATGCGGGGGGCCGTCCTCAGGACGTACGTCTGCAACATCGTCTTCAAGGCTCTCTTGGAAGTGGGTTTCATCGTGGGCCAATACGCCCTGTACGGCTTCCAGCTGAAGCCCCTCTACACCTGCAGCCGCTGGCCCTGCCCCAACACGGTCAACTGCTACATCTCCCGGCCCACTGAGAAGAccatcttcatcctcttcatGCTGGGGGTGGCTTGTGTGTCTCTGCTGCTCAACCTGGTGGAAATCTACCACCTGGGTCTCACTAAGTGCCGGCAGGGGCCAGGCCCCGAGTGCCACACCTCGCCCGGTTCCGGTGGTGCTGCGGGGCCCTGCGGCACCTCCGTCGCCCTGCCCAGCCACGGCAGCCCTACGGATGCTGGCAGAGCCCCCCAGGGCCTGGCACCGCTGGGGAACATGGCTGCATGGCTGGGCGTGGGCGGTGGGTCCCATGGGAAGGCGCGAGCAGCAGACCTGGCAGTGTGA
- the GJB1 gene encoding gap junction beta-1 protein translates to MNWAGLYTVLSGVNRHSTAIGRIWLSVIFIFRIMVLVVAAESVWGDEKSAFTCNTQQPGCNSVCYDHFFPISHIRLWALQLILVTTPALLVAMHVAYQQHQEKKLLVLTGHADPKHMEEVKKHKMRIAGSLWWTYVFSVVFRLLFEAVFMYIFYMLYPGYQMVRLVKCEAYPCPNTVDCFISRPTEKTIFTVFMLVTSSVCIVLNMAELVYLVVRACVRRGQHNSNPSSGKSSFYGHKLSSEYKQNEINQLLTDQDSSLKDMLRRNPGLQEKGDRCSAC, encoded by the coding sequence ATGAACTGGGCCGGCCTCTACACGGTGCTGAGCGGGGTGAACCGCCACTCCACTGCCATCGGGCGCATCTGGCTTTCTGTCATCTTCATCTTCCGGATcatggtgctggtggtggcgGCCGAGAGCGTCTGGGGGGATGAGAAATCCGCCTTCACGTGCAACACCCAGCAACCCGGCTGTAACAGCGTCTGCTACGACCACTTCTTCCCCATCTCCCACATCCGTCTGTGGGCCCTGCAGCTCATCCTGGTCACCACGCCAGCCCTCCTCGTGGCCATGCACGTGGCctaccagcagcaccaggagaagaagctgctggtgctgacGGGACACGCGGACCCCAAGCACATGGAAGAGGTGAAGAAGCACAAGATGCGCATAGCGGGTTCGCTCTGGTGGACGTACGTCTTCAGCGTGGTCTTCAGGCTGCTCTTCGAGGCCGTGTTCATGTACATCTTCTACATGCTCTACCCAGGCTACCAGATGGTGCGGCTGGTCAAGTGTGAGGCTTATCCCTGCCCCAACACTGTCGACTGCTTCATCTCCCGGCCCACTGAGAAAACCATCTTCACCGTCTTCATGTTGGTCACCTCCAGCGTCTGCATTGTCCTCAATATGGCAGAGCTGGTTTATCTGGTGGTGCGGGCATGTGTCCGCCGAGGCCAGCACAACTCCAACCCCTCCTCAGGGAAGAGCTCCTTCTATGGCCACAAGCTCTCCTCTGAGTACAAGCAGAACGAGATCAACCAGCTGCTGACGGACCAGGACAGCTCTCTCAAGGACATGCTGCGCCGCAACCCCGGGCTGCAGGAGAAGGGCGACCGCTGCTCTGCCTGCTAG